The Candidatus Caccoplasma merdavium genome has a segment encoding these proteins:
- a CDS encoding 5'-methylthioadenosine/adenosylhomocysteine nucleosidase translates to MKIGIIVAMTSELACVRTLLKDAREETRHNATFLVGSNGQHEIILTQSGIGKVNAALRAQTLILNYAPDCIINTGVAGGIDPSTRVFDVVIGQETVYHDAWFGEGNVIGQIQGLPPRFPADKELLQKVETAVANESRIYSGLICSGDQFITDKRELEAIKRNFPEGMAVDMESAAIAQTCYLCHTPFISTRIISDTPGVENHMAQYNQFWEKAPEKSFTILKEILAQL, encoded by the coding sequence ATGAAAATAGGCATCATCGTGGCCATGACATCGGAATTGGCCTGCGTGCGCACGCTGCTCAAAGACGCCCGCGAAGAGACTCGGCACAACGCCACCTTCCTCGTCGGCAGCAACGGACAACACGAAATCATTCTCACGCAAAGCGGCATTGGCAAAGTCAATGCCGCTTTGCGGGCTCAAACCCTTATCCTCAACTACGCCCCCGACTGCATCATCAACACGGGAGTTGCCGGTGGCATCGACCCCTCAACACGCGTGTTCGATGTGGTCATCGGACAAGAAACGGTCTATCACGATGCTTGGTTTGGCGAAGGAAACGTCATCGGACAGATACAAGGTCTGCCGCCTCGCTTCCCGGCCGACAAAGAGTTACTGCAAAAAGTCGAGACGGCGGTTGCCAACGAGAGTCGCATATACAGCGGACTGATATGCAGCGGCGACCAGTTCATCACCGACAAGCGAGAACTCGAAGCCATCAAGAGAAACTTTCCCGAGGGCATGGCCGTGGATATGGAATCGGCCGCCATCGCGCAGACTTGTTACCTCTGCCATACCCCATTCATCTCGACGCGCATCATCAGCGACACCCCGGGGGTAGAAAACCACATGGCGCAATACAACCAGTTTTGGGAGAAAGCCCCCGAGAAATCATTTACCATATTGAAAGAGATTCTCGCCCAACTCTAA
- a CDS encoding 4Fe-4S binding protein: MAKVKGTVVVNNERCKGCNLCVVACPADVLALQPKEVNDKGYHYAYMKNPDNCIGCASCGYVCPDGCISVYKVKL, encoded by the coding sequence ATGGCAAAAGTAAAAGGTACCGTCGTCGTCAATAACGAACGCTGCAAAGGTTGCAATCTGTGCGTGGTGGCCTGTCCGGCCGACGTATTGGCTCTGCAACCCAAAGAGGTGAATGATAAAGGTTATCACTACGCCTATATGAAAAACCCCGACAACTGCATCGGTTGTGCCAGTTGCGGATATGTATGCCCCGACGGCTGCATATCGGTATATAAAGTCAAATTGTAA
- a CDS encoding 2-oxoglutarate oxidoreductase gives MDTNDIIKPENLVYSKPRLMNDNPMHYCPGCSHGVVHKLVAEVIDEMGMEEKTIGVAPVGCAVFAYNYIDIDWQEAAHGRAPAIATAIKRLNPDKMVFTYQGDGDLAAIGTAETIHACNRGENIVIIFINNGIYGMTGGQMAPTTLEGMVTSTCPYGRNVDLYGYPLKISDLVAKLDGACYVTRQSVHTAAAVKKAKKAIRQAFENSMAKKGASLVEIVSTCASGWKMSPEMANKWMEEHMFAKYPIGDLKNE, from the coding sequence ATGGATACAAATGATATCATAAAACCCGAAAATCTCGTTTACAGCAAGCCCCGCTTGATGAACGACAATCCCATGCACTACTGCCCGGGTTGCAGCCACGGCGTCGTTCACAAACTCGTTGCCGAGGTCATCGACGAAATGGGCATGGAAGAAAAAACCATCGGCGTCGCACCCGTAGGTTGCGCCGTATTTGCCTACAATTATATCGACATCGACTGGCAAGAAGCCGCCCACGGCCGTGCACCTGCCATCGCTACCGCCATCAAACGGCTCAATCCCGACAAAATGGTATTTACTTACCAGGGCGACGGTGACTTGGCAGCCATCGGTACGGCCGAGACCATTCATGCGTGCAACCGTGGCGAGAACATCGTCATCATATTCATCAACAACGGTATCTACGGCATGACGGGAGGTCAAATGGCCCCCACGACCCTCGAAGGCATGGTGACGTCGACCTGCCCCTACGGCCGCAATGTCGACCTCTATGGCTACCCGCTCAAAATATCGGACCTCGTCGCCAAACTCGATGGCGCCTGCTATGTGACCCGCCAAAGCGTACACACGGCCGCTGCCGTGAAAAAGGCCAAGAAAGCCATACGTCAGGCTTTCGAAAACTCCATGGCCAAGAAAGGCGCATCGCTCGTAGAGATCGTGTCGACCTGTGCATCGGGTTGGAAAATGTCGCCCGAAATGGCCAACAAGTGGATGGAAGAACACATGTTTGCCAAATACCCGATAGGCGATTTAAAAAATGAATAA
- a CDS encoding 5-formyltetrahydrofolate cyclo-ligase: protein MKEKDILRKQIKKAVAQLSPEEKKAAAVALKKRIETSSFFVEARTILLFHSLPDEVCTHEWIADWHSRKKILLPVVKGDTLVVRPYAPDKMSTGSYGIAEPAGEDVTDYSDIDLVIVPGVGFDPHGNRLGRGKGFYDRLLKKISAPLTGVAYDCQIVAEIPSLPHDVAMSWVVTPNHLYQLSRDTRKSLRICTNRK, encoded by the coding sequence ATGAAAGAAAAAGATATTCTGCGGAAACAGATTAAAAAGGCCGTGGCCCAGCTCTCGCCCGAAGAGAAGAAGGCGGCTGCCGTGGCCCTGAAAAAACGCATCGAAACGTCGTCGTTTTTTGTCGAAGCCCGCACCATTCTACTCTTTCACTCCCTACCCGATGAAGTGTGTACCCACGAATGGATTGCCGACTGGCATTCTCGAAAAAAAATTTTGCTTCCGGTCGTAAAAGGCGATACTCTTGTCGTGCGCCCTTATGCCCCCGACAAGATGTCTACGGGCAGTTATGGAATTGCCGAACCTGCGGGAGAAGATGTGACCGACTATTCTGACATCGATTTGGTAATTGTGCCGGGAGTCGGGTTCGACCCGCACGGCAATCGACTGGGTCGTGGCAAAGGATTCTATGACCGGCTGCTCAAAAAAATTTCCGCACCGTTGACGGGCGTAGCCTATGACTGCCAAATCGTCGCCGAGATACCCTCTCTCCCCCACGATGTCGCCATGTCGTGGGTCGTAACCCCCAATCATCTATATCAGCTTTCCCGAGACACAAGAAAATCGCTTCGGATATGCACAAATAGAAAATAA
- a CDS encoding 2-oxoacid:acceptor oxidoreductase family protein codes for MKEEIIIAGFGGQGVLSMGKILAYSGLMENKEVTWMPSYGPEQRGGTANVTVILSDERISSPVLNEFDIAIILNQPSLDKFESKVKPGGILIYDGYGIHHAPSRTDIDIYRIDAMDAATEMNNAKAFNMIVLGGLLKIKPMVSLDNVLKGLKKSLPERHHKLIPMNEQAILKGMELIKKA; via the coding sequence ATGAAAGAAGAAATAATCATCGCCGGATTCGGCGGACAAGGAGTTCTCTCGATGGGTAAAATCCTGGCCTATTCGGGACTGATGGAAAACAAAGAGGTGACGTGGATGCCGTCTTACGGTCCCGAGCAACGAGGCGGGACGGCCAATGTGACCGTCATTCTGAGTGACGAGCGCATCAGTTCGCCGGTACTCAACGAGTTCGACATCGCCATCATTCTCAACCAACCGTCGCTCGACAAATTCGAGAGCAAAGTAAAGCCCGGCGGCATACTCATATACGATGGGTATGGCATACACCATGCTCCTTCGCGCACCGACATCGACATCTATCGCATCGATGCCATGGACGCTGCCACCGAAATGAACAATGCCAAGGCTTTCAACATGATTGTCCTGGGCGGTCTGCTCAAAATAAAGCCCATGGTTTCGCTCGACAATGTGCTCAAAGGATTGAAAAAATCGTTGCCGGAGCGACACCACAAACTTATCCCCATGAACGAACAGGCCATTCTCAAAGGAATGGAGCTGATAAAAAAAGCATAA
- a CDS encoding 3-methyl-2-oxobutanoate dehydrogenase subunit VorB: MAEEVKLMKGNEAIAHAAIRYGADGYFGYPITPQSEIMETLMEEKPWETTGMVVLQAESEVAAINMVYGGAGCGKAVMTSSSSPGVSLKQEGISYMAGAELPCLIINVMRGGPGLGTIQPSQADYFQTVKGGGHGDYRLITLAPASVQEMADFVKLGFDLAFKYRNPAIILADGVIGQMMEKVVLPPFQPRLTEAEIREARPWATQGKPAGRKRNVITSLELDPARMEENNLRFQAKYREIEKNEVRYEEIDCDNADYLMIAFGSMARICQKTQEMAAAEGIKLGLLRPITLWPFPADAISKYADKVKGILVPELNAGQMIEDVRLAVNGRVKVEHFGRLGGIVPTPDEVLNAVKEKLM, translated from the coding sequence ATGGCAGAAGAAGTAAAACTGATGAAGGGCAATGAAGCTATTGCACATGCTGCAATACGCTATGGAGCCGATGGATATTTCGGTTATCCCATCACCCCGCAATCGGAAATCATGGAAACGCTCATGGAAGAAAAACCATGGGAAACGACCGGAATGGTGGTGCTGCAAGCCGAGAGCGAAGTTGCCGCCATCAATATGGTTTATGGAGGTGCCGGCTGCGGAAAAGCCGTCATGACCTCATCGTCGAGCCCCGGCGTGAGCCTCAAACAAGAAGGCATCTCCTATATGGCAGGAGCCGAACTGCCCTGCCTCATCATCAACGTCATGCGCGGAGGTCCCGGTCTGGGCACCATTCAACCGAGCCAAGCCGACTATTTCCAAACCGTTAAAGGCGGCGGGCACGGAGATTATCGCCTGATAACCTTGGCCCCGGCTTCGGTGCAGGAGATGGCCGACTTTGTGAAATTGGGATTCGACTTGGCCTTCAAATACCGTAACCCGGCCATCATCTTGGCCGACGGCGTCATCGGACAGATGATGGAAAAAGTCGTTTTGCCGCCGTTCCAACCGCGCCTCACCGAAGCAGAGATACGCGAAGCCCGTCCTTGGGCCACCCAAGGGAAACCGGCCGGACGCAAACGCAACGTCATCACATCGCTCGAACTCGACCCGGCCCGCATGGAAGAGAACAACCTGCGTTTCCAAGCCAAATACCGCGAAATCGAGAAAAACGAAGTACGTTACGAAGAAATCGACTGTGATAATGCCGACTACCTGATGATCGCTTTCGGCTCTATGGCCCGCATCTGCCAGAAGACGCAGGAGATGGCCGCCGCCGAAGGCATCAAACTCGGGCTGCTGCGCCCCATCACCCTTTGGCCCTTCCCCGCCGATGCCATATCGAAATATGCCGATAAAGTAAAAGGCATATTGGTTCCTGAACTCAATGCCGGGCAAATGATAGAAGATGTGCGCCTGGCCGTAAACGGACGGGTAAAAGTCGAGCACTTCGGCCGTTTGGGCGGCATAGTTCCCACCCCCGACGAAGTTCTCAATGCCGTCAAAGAGAAACTCATGTAA
- a CDS encoding S41 family peptidase: MKKKSIVWLPFIIAFAIIIGIIIGYRYPQHHIVKPAAGSSGNKINNLLGIIESQYVDTVNMKDLIEDVMPQIVGELDPHSAYIPAEDLQAVNEELEGSFSGIGIQFSILNDTITVVAVVPGGPSEKIGLMPGDRIVEVDDTAFVGKEVISNDKVLKKLRGPKGSKVKLGVLRTTAPEMLTYEVTRNDIPVNSVDVAFMVNDEIGYIKINKFGRTTYSEFMNGLAKLKNDNAQKYIVDLRGNSGGILDIAINMINEFLPKGQLIVYTEGKAFPRSEAISNGSGAFKEAQIVVLIDEWSASASEIFAGAIQDNDRGIIIGRRSFGKGLVQNQLPFADGSAIRLTIARYYTPSGRSIQKEYELGHGDDYEKDILNRFMHGEFDHPDSIKQNDTLMYKTRLGRTVYGGGGIMPDIFVPRDTIGVTPYLNEVVNKGLLYQFAFKYADEKRELLSQYKDYKSLQQFLRRQPLLQEFTAFAASHEVKRKPKEIKESAVLLNNYIESYIARNIIGDNAFYPIFLQEDKTFQKALDVLNANQGFPQAPDK, translated from the coding sequence ATGAAAAAGAAATCCATTGTCTGGTTACCCTTCATCATAGCCTTTGCCATCATCATCGGCATTATCATCGGATACCGCTATCCTCAACATCATATTGTGAAACCGGCCGCCGGGTCTTCCGGCAACAAAATCAACAACCTCTTGGGTATCATCGAGTCGCAATATGTCGACACCGTCAACATGAAAGACCTCATCGAAGATGTCATGCCCCAAATCGTAGGGGAACTCGACCCCCACTCGGCCTACATTCCGGCCGAAGACCTGCAAGCCGTAAACGAAGAGTTGGAAGGCAGTTTCAGCGGCATCGGCATACAGTTCAGTATCCTGAACGACACCATCACCGTGGTTGCCGTAGTCCCCGGAGGACCGTCGGAAAAGATTGGTCTGATGCCCGGTGACCGTATCGTGGAAGTCGACGATACCGCATTCGTGGGCAAAGAGGTTATATCGAACGACAAAGTATTGAAGAAACTTCGCGGACCCAAAGGCTCCAAAGTAAAACTGGGAGTCTTGCGCACCACCGCTCCCGAGATGCTCACCTATGAAGTGACCCGCAACGACATTCCCGTCAACAGCGTCGACGTTGCCTTTATGGTGAATGATGAAATCGGTTACATCAAAATCAACAAATTCGGCCGTACGACCTACTCCGAATTCATGAACGGCCTCGCCAAACTGAAAAACGACAATGCGCAAAAATATATCGTCGACCTGCGCGGCAATTCGGGCGGGATACTCGACATCGCCATCAACATGATCAATGAATTCCTGCCCAAAGGGCAACTCATTGTCTACACCGAGGGCAAGGCATTCCCGCGCAGCGAGGCCATATCGAACGGCAGCGGAGCATTCAAAGAGGCGCAAATCGTCGTCCTCATCGACGAATGGTCGGCATCGGCCAGTGAAATCTTTGCAGGAGCCATACAAGACAATGACCGAGGTATCATCATCGGGCGCCGCTCTTTCGGGAAAGGATTGGTACAGAACCAACTGCCGTTTGCCGACGGGTCGGCCATACGCCTCACGATAGCCCGCTACTACACTCCGTCGGGGCGCTCCATTCAGAAGGAATATGAGCTGGGCCACGGCGACGACTACGAAAAAGACATTCTGAACCGCTTCATGCACGGCGAATTTGACCACCCCGACAGCATCAAACAAAACGACACCTTGATGTATAAGACCCGGTTGGGACGCACGGTATATGGAGGAGGCGGCATCATGCCCGACATCTTCGTACCCCGCGACACCATCGGGGTGACCCCCTACCTCAACGAAGTTGTCAATAAAGGGCTCCTCTACCAGTTTGCCTTCAAATATGCCGACGAAAAACGCGAACTCCTCTCCCAATACAAGGACTACAAGAGTTTGCAACAATTCTTGCGCAGACAACCCTTGCTCCAAGAGTTCACGGCATTTGCGGCTTCTCATGAGGTAAAACGCAAGCCGAAAGAAATCAAGGAGTCGGCCGTGCTGCTCAACAACTACATCGAAAGCTACATTGCCCGCAACATCATCGGCGACAATGCTTTCTACCCGATATTCCTACAAGAAGACAAGACATTCCAAAAAGCCCTTGACGTGCTGAATGCCAACCAAGGTTTTCCACAGGCCCCCGACAAATAG
- a CDS encoding S-ribosylhomocysteine lyase yields MKKIPSFTIDHLHLLRGIYVSRKDYIGGDVVTTFDIRMKEPNREPAIGYGALHTIEHLAATYLRNHPVYGNRIVFWGPMGCCTGNYFLMQGDLAAEDIVELMKETFRFIRDFEGEVPGAAPQDCGNYLLHDLPMARYEADKYLREVLEVITPQNLHYPTQQTSPQS; encoded by the coding sequence ATGAAAAAAATTCCCAGTTTCACCATTGACCACCTGCATCTGCTCAGGGGTATCTATGTCTCCCGCAAAGACTACATCGGCGGAGATGTCGTAACGACATTCGACATACGCATGAAAGAGCCCAACCGCGAGCCGGCCATCGGTTATGGAGCCTTGCACACCATCGAACACCTGGCGGCGACCTACCTTCGCAACCACCCCGTCTATGGCAACAGAATCGTATTTTGGGGACCCATGGGCTGCTGCACCGGCAACTATTTCCTGATGCAGGGCGATCTCGCGGCCGAAGACATCGTGGAACTGATGAAAGAGACATTCCGGTTTATCCGCGACTTCGAAGGCGAGGTACCCGGCGCGGCACCGCAGGACTGCGGCAACTACCTGCTGCACGACCTGCCGATGGCCCGCTACGAAGCCGACAAATATCTGCGCGAAGTGTTGGAGGTAATTACGCCTCAGAACCTGCACTATCCGACCCAACAAACCTCTCCACAATCATAA
- a CDS encoding dCMP deaminase family protein, with translation MSSETQDKQAALDGRYIRMAKIWAENSYCKRRQVGALLVKNNTIISDGYNGTPAGFKNVCEDEDGHTLPYVLHAEANAITKIARSGNSSEGATLYVTTSPCIECSKLIIQAGIARVVFSEYYRLSDGIDLLREAGIKVDFVEVK, from the coding sequence ATGTCATCAGAAACACAAGACAAGCAAGCGGCTCTTGATGGCCGATACATTCGCATGGCGAAAATATGGGCCGAAAATTCTTATTGCAAACGCCGTCAGGTAGGTGCCCTACTGGTGAAAAACAACACCATCATTTCCGACGGATATAACGGTACCCCGGCCGGATTCAAAAATGTATGTGAAGACGAAGACGGGCACACGCTCCCCTATGTCCTGCATGCCGAAGCCAATGCCATTACCAAAATCGCCCGCTCGGGAAACAGCAGCGAAGGTGCCACCTTGTATGTAACGACATCGCCGTGTATCGAATGCTCGAAACTCATTATCCAGGCCGGCATCGCCCGCGTGGTTTTCTCGGAATACTACCGGTTGAGCGACGGTATCGATTTACTACGGGAAGCCGGCATCAAGGTCGATTTCGTCGAAGTCAAATAA
- a CDS encoding glycosyltransferase family 39 protein produces the protein MKPASKNILLGLLFIICISTLLPILGLTHFHTKGEPREAIVAVSMLQDGNWILPRNNGGDIAYKPPMYHWITALGSAIFNEGEVNEYTSRLPSALATIIIASMMFLFYARREGNFNTAFLSAILFLSAFEVHRAATAARVDMVLTVFIVLALFQLYRWYEKGLKGVPLWAILFMSGATLTKGPVGIVLPCLVTGVFLLLRKEPFFRVCYKLLGAAVAACLLPAVWYYVAYLQAGQEFLDLVIEENFDRFTGNMSYSSHNAPPFYYLYITLAGFLPWTLLVVFSLFALSYKGLKRPIRSWWKELCERISDLSPVRLFSLTAILVILFFYLIPDSKRSVYLLPIYPFLSYFLAGYMHYLVQEHRKTWRVFGILLSGISVLFFLVFIGVKAGWFDSWIPADTQDFLAGLKGWNAWDVIALIVLVLLVHEVYKSRDIQSISNRYSYSVITLFFWVQFTVDTAVLPDVLNRKSDYALAQRVEEIVPEGAVYSYIGSPMMRFFVINFYTHNRVVDFEEHTPEEGYLLVGEREYPAFAARHADYDFEEMWKSERRGNDIRDIVCMYRFTRKNEAE, from the coding sequence ATGAAACCCGCATCAAAAAATATTCTCCTCGGGCTGCTGTTCATCATCTGCATTTCGACGCTTCTGCCTATTCTCGGATTGACGCACTTCCACACCAAAGGCGAACCGCGTGAGGCCATCGTGGCGGTGAGCATGCTGCAAGACGGGAACTGGATTCTCCCGCGCAATAACGGAGGCGATATTGCCTACAAGCCGCCCATGTATCACTGGATTACGGCTCTTGGCTCGGCAATCTTCAACGAGGGGGAGGTCAACGAATATACCTCTCGCCTGCCGTCGGCACTGGCCACGATTATCATCGCCTCGATGATGTTTCTCTTTTATGCCCGGCGCGAGGGCAATTTCAACACGGCATTCCTGTCGGCCATTTTGTTCCTGTCGGCCTTTGAGGTACACCGGGCTGCAACCGCAGCACGGGTCGACATGGTACTGACGGTATTTATCGTATTGGCACTCTTCCAACTGTACCGATGGTATGAAAAGGGGTTGAAGGGAGTCCCGCTGTGGGCCATTCTGTTCATGAGCGGAGCCACCCTCACCAAAGGGCCCGTGGGCATTGTCCTGCCGTGCCTGGTGACCGGGGTATTCCTGCTGCTGCGCAAGGAACCGTTTTTCAGGGTCTGTTACAAGCTCTTGGGTGCCGCAGTCGCTGCCTGCCTGCTGCCTGCCGTGTGGTATTATGTGGCCTACCTGCAAGCCGGACAAGAATTTCTCGACCTCGTCATTGAAGAAAATTTCGACCGCTTCACCGGCAACATGTCATACAGTTCGCACAACGCTCCGCCATTTTACTACCTCTATATCACCCTGGCCGGGTTCTTGCCTTGGACGCTGCTGGTTGTTTTCTCCCTTTTCGCGCTCTCATACAAAGGGCTCAAACGACCGATAAGGAGTTGGTGGAAAGAGCTTTGCGAAAGAATATCCGACCTGTCGCCCGTACGTCTCTTCTCCCTCACGGCCATTTTGGTGATTCTGTTTTTCTACCTTATCCCCGACAGCAAACGCTCGGTCTACCTGCTGCCTATATACCCCTTCCTCAGCTACTTTCTGGCCGGATACATGCATTATCTCGTGCAGGAACATCGCAAGACATGGCGCGTATTCGGCATTCTCCTGTCGGGCATATCGGTGCTCTTCTTCCTGGTCTTCATCGGTGTGAAAGCCGGGTGGTTCGACTCTTGGATTCCCGCCGACACACAAGATTTCCTGGCCGGGCTCAAAGGTTGGAACGCGTGGGACGTCATCGCCCTCATCGTATTGGTTCTGCTCGTGCATGAGGTTTACAAGAGCCGCGACATACAGTCGATAAGCAACCGGTACTCCTATTCGGTCATCACCCTCTTCTTCTGGGTGCAGTTTACCGTCGACACGGCCGTGCTCCCCGATGTACTCAACCGCAAGTCGGACTATGCGTTGGCACAAAGGGTCGAGGAGATTGTCCCCGAAGGAGCTGTCTACTCCTACATCGGGTCACCGATGATGCGTTTCTTTGTCATCAATTTTTATACCCACAACCGCGTCGTCGACTTTGAAGAACACACGCCCGAAGAGGGTTACCTGCTGGTGGGCGAACGAGAATACCCGGCCTTTGCAGCCCGCCACGCCGACTATGACTTCGAGGAGATGTGGAAAAGCGAACGCCGCGGAAACGACATTCGCGACATCGTGTGCATGTATCGCTTCACCCGCAAAAACGAGGCCGAATGA
- a CDS encoding GtrA family protein, which translates to MSIHSLIPPKETIAQFSKFIVVGILNTAISLATFYILYNLFSVNYTASNLLSYIVGVINSFFWNKLWVFRRGAGNMLRESLVFLLVFAVSYGIQYLFLRGLVEGLGINPNWAQLPAMAVYTLVNYLLNRYVTFKK; encoded by the coding sequence ATGTCGATACACTCCCTTATTCCACCCAAAGAGACCATCGCCCAATTCAGCAAATTTATCGTCGTCGGGATTCTCAACACAGCGATTTCCCTGGCCACGTTTTATATATTATACAATCTGTTCTCGGTCAATTACACGGCATCGAACCTGCTGAGTTACATCGTGGGGGTAATCAACAGCTTTTTCTGGAACAAATTGTGGGTATTCCGCCGCGGTGCCGGCAACATGCTGCGTGAGAGCCTCGTTTTCCTGCTGGTGTTCGCCGTCAGTTACGGCATACAATACCTCTTTCTGCGGGGACTGGTCGAAGGTTTAGGAATCAACCCCAACTGGGCACAACTCCCGGCCATGGCGGTCTACACATTGGTAAACTACCTGCTCAACCGATACGTCACATTCAAAAAATAA
- a CDS encoding DUF2007 domain-containing protein yields MAEEKNRNNEKVVIYSYYNTLSEAYEAKNLLERNGIDCFISNENMACVYPMFDSNLGGVRLHLFEKDIAAADSLLADSGKNDDESAHS; encoded by the coding sequence ATGGCAGAAGAGAAAAACAGGAACAACGAAAAAGTGGTCATTTACAGTTACTACAACACCCTGTCCGAAGCCTACGAAGCCAAGAACCTGTTGGAGAGAAATGGCATCGACTGCTTCATTTCCAACGAAAACATGGCGTGCGTTTATCCGATGTTCGACTCAAACCTCGGCGGTGTGCGGTTGCATCTTTTTGAAAAGGACATTGCCGCAGCAGACAGCCTTTTGGCCGATTCCGGTAAAAACGACGACGAATCGGCTCATTCATAA